In Vibrio crassostreae, one DNA window encodes the following:
- a CDS encoding ATP--cob(I)alamin adenosyltransferase, producing MKPVSRDWDEFCYPFIYEDSPICDFEILSDELCCRVGLVLSLELEPQVREILQRLQPNIYHLNGSVRGKLAITEFELVELKQDYHRIREQLEGGFKGFVLPGGHRVSSELHLCRCQAKKVMRALVSIEHHESKKSPAPILFKYANLVANTLYALASFTNHVNEVEEVEFVSKSYSMPKKSMPENKD from the coding sequence GTGAAACCAGTAAGTCGAGATTGGGACGAGTTCTGTTACCCATTTATCTATGAAGACAGTCCTATCTGTGATTTTGAGATTTTGTCGGATGAACTTTGTTGCCGAGTTGGGCTGGTGTTGTCTTTAGAGCTAGAGCCTCAGGTTCGCGAGATCCTGCAACGCTTGCAGCCAAACATCTATCACTTGAATGGCTCTGTGCGCGGTAAGCTTGCCATCACCGAATTTGAATTGGTCGAGCTCAAGCAAGACTATCATCGTATCCGTGAGCAGCTAGAAGGTGGTTTTAAAGGCTTTGTTTTACCCGGTGGGCACCGAGTGTCTAGCGAGCTTCACTTGTGTCGCTGTCAGGCTAAAAAGGTCATGCGAGCGCTGGTCAGTATTGAACACCATGAAAGTAAAAAGTCGCCAGCCCCGATTCTTTTTAAATACGCAAACCTAGTCGCGAACACTCTCTATGCGTTGGCCTCTTTTACCAATCATGTCAATGAAGTCGAGGAAGTGGAATTTGTGAGTAAGAGCTATTCTATGCCAAAGAAGTCTATGCCAGAAAACAAAGACTAA